In Salinigranum marinum, one DNA window encodes the following:
- a CDS encoding N-6 DNA methylase produces MTLPGVDLASTDDYRSRVAARLDAGDALVTEAFDDWRTHVRRHHGAVFDDDHAAAAGGDAETTAPRDLFCDTLAFDAAVRALRRTIEATFGLRTDEPTDALDFSPAHDAIDVSVADADATATEAGDHDGTAARAVDPAALLAVDADDLRRLYERTVPAPSRRVFGEYYTPPGVAELGVEAAAASVDDFSSARVMDPGCGAGAFLTAALRRKRGDAAASDAPATAVESIERLTTTVVGVDVNPVAVAAARTAYLLELLPILRDGGVERVPLPVFLGDALGLAGDAPTTGVEGAATVLLGNPPWIPWERLPSAQKRRLREGPVERLGLFDLQGAVARLGHANDDLSLPFVWTCLDRYLDDGGVAAFALKRDHLGGPAGRLLRSGRVGSRPLSIEHVHDFAAVDPFDGVDAAAALYLFRVGGSDRDPEDATETTPEAVPTTVWEPTDCVADFGSLAGLRATLARTETGLRPVDPDDRAGPWHRTDAAVDALGDCAYRIRHGLKDDAKAVFSVEPDRLAELEPTHVYPYLRSKHVVKWGLFGHDRFLVPQRQAGVDNERALARESPATYDYLTDHRERLEARGSSWFEAGPFYSLFGLGPYTWAPYKVVWCRLGFKPHFAVVSTVDDPGLGEKTVVPGDHCMFVACDDEREAHYLCALLNAAPYQRCLRDLAGGGKAGLSKSVVSSVSLPTWADTDRQNRLADLSRRAHAIVPNYTDCSKRTYNDRSIPELAAVEREIDAVATRFLEGR; encoded by the coding sequence ATGACCCTCCCCGGCGTCGACCTCGCGTCGACCGACGACTACCGGTCGCGGGTGGCCGCGCGCCTCGACGCCGGGGACGCGCTCGTCACCGAGGCGTTCGACGACTGGCGCACGCACGTCCGGCGACACCACGGGGCCGTCTTCGACGACGACCACGCCGCCGCGGCCGGAGGCGACGCGGAGACGACCGCCCCGCGCGATCTGTTCTGCGACACGCTCGCGTTCGACGCGGCCGTCCGTGCGCTCCGGCGGACGATCGAAGCGACGTTCGGCCTCCGGACCGACGAACCAACGGACGCCCTCGACTTCTCGCCAGCCCACGACGCGATCGACGTCTCGGTTGCCGACGCCGACGCGACGGCGACGGAGGCCGGCGACCACGACGGGACCGCCGCCCGTGCGGTCGACCCCGCGGCGCTGCTCGCGGTGGACGCCGACGACCTTCGACGGCTGTACGAACGGACCGTCCCGGCTCCCTCGCGTCGGGTGTTCGGCGAGTACTACACGCCGCCGGGGGTGGCGGAACTCGGCGTCGAGGCGGCCGCGGCGAGCGTGGACGACTTCTCGTCCGCCCGGGTCATGGATCCGGGGTGCGGTGCCGGGGCGTTCCTGACGGCCGCGTTGCGGCGAAAGCGCGGCGACGCCGCCGCGTCCGACGCTCCTGCCACCGCCGTCGAATCGATCGAACGGCTCACGACCACCGTGGTCGGCGTCGACGTCAACCCGGTCGCCGTCGCCGCCGCGCGGACGGCGTACCTGCTCGAACTGCTTCCGATCCTCCGGGACGGCGGCGTCGAACGCGTCCCGCTCCCGGTGTTTCTCGGTGACGCGCTCGGACTCGCGGGGGACGCACCGACCACCGGCGTCGAGGGGGCGGCGACCGTCCTCCTCGGGAACCCGCCGTGGATCCCCTGGGAGCGACTGCCCAGCGCACAGAAACGCCGACTCCGTGAGGGGCCGGTCGAGCGACTCGGACTGTTCGACCTCCAGGGAGCCGTGGCCCGCCTGGGACACGCCAACGACGACCTCTCGCTCCCGTTCGTCTGGACCTGCCTCGACCGGTATCTCGACGACGGGGGCGTCGCCGCGTTCGCCCTCAAGCGCGACCACCTCGGGGGGCCGGCGGGGCGGCTCCTCCGTTCCGGGCGGGTCGGATCACGGCCGCTCTCGATCGAACACGTCCACGACTTCGCCGCCGTCGATCCCTTCGACGGCGTCGACGCCGCGGCCGCGCTCTACCTGTTTCGGGTCGGCGGGTCTGACCGCGACCCCGAGGACGCGACGGAGACGACGCCCGAAGCGGTCCCTACGACGGTGTGGGAACCGACGGACTGCGTGGCCGACTTCGGCTCCCTGGCCGGGCTTCGGGCGACGCTTGCCCGCACCGAGACGGGGCTCCGACCGGTCGATCCGGACGACAGGGCCGGGCCGTGGCACCGGACCGACGCCGCCGTCGACGCGCTCGGCGACTGTGCGTACCGGATCCGACACGGGTTGAAAGACGACGCGAAGGCCGTCTTCTCCGTCGAACCCGACCGACTCGCCGAACTCGAACCCACGCACGTCTACCCGTACCTCCGGTCGAAACACGTCGTCAAGTGGGGGCTGTTCGGCCACGATCGCTTTCTCGTCCCGCAGCGACAGGCCGGCGTGGACAACGAGCGCGCCCTGGCGCGCGAGAGCCCGGCGACGTACGACTACCTCACGGATCACCGCGAGCGACTGGAAGCGCGCGGCTCGTCGTGGTTCGAGGCGGGCCCCTTTTATTCGCTGTTCGGCCTCGGGCCGTACACGTGGGCCCCGTACAAGGTGGTCTGGTGCCGGCTCGGCTTCAAGCCACACTTCGCCGTCGTGTCGACGGTCGACGACCCGGGACTCGGCGAGAAGACGGTCGTCCCCGGCGACCACTGCATGTTCGTCGCCTGTGACGACGAGCGTGAGGCTCACTACCTCTGTGCGCTGCTCAACGCCGCACCGTACCAGCGCTGTCTGCGCGACCTCGCCGGCGGGGGAAAGGCAGGGCTCTCGAAGTCGGTCGTCTCGTCGGTCTCGTTACCCACGTGGGCGGACACCGACCGGCAGAACCGCCTCGCAGATCTCTCGCGCCGGGCACACGCGATCGTACCGAATTACACCGACTGCTCGAAACGCACGTACAACGACCGTTCGATCCCCGAACTCGCCGCCGTCGAGCGGGAGATCGATGCCGTCGCCACCCGGTTCCTCGAAGGTCGCTGA
- a CDS encoding DEAD/DEAH box helicase: protein MTDESTESTAIGSGVGAGDSGGDGDGEQGGEDGGPADAEAGASPPLSRDEFYRAIEAEGRPVVTAQQVARRTGTTQAEAAAALADLRGDGVVRSVDVETDPLVWFPSEWGDLATRERVILFPQRREVVVDAPTQYTRARMAQFAHLVDTTGDRESGTRGYLYRIRREDVWSAPFDSLSELLALMRSVLPRRSEPLEDWVTDQWQRANQFTLSTHEDGYTVLSAASENLMGNVARQKLDEEHLHGPISDTESWVRDGAEAAIKRILWEAGYPVVDERDLETGDPLEVELHVELRDYQREWVDAFVQKKAGVLVGPPGSGKTVAGMGVLEAVGGETLILVPGRELAVQWREELLTHTSLSEGEIGEYHGGTKQIRPVTIATYQTAGMDRHRSLFDSRRWGLIVYDEVHHIPSRVYRRSADLQAKHRLGLSATPVRESDDEEEIFTLIGPPIGTDWTKLFDAGYVQEPEVEIRYVPWRDDEAQNEYAAADGRERHTIAATNPAKIEEIRYLLARHDDAKALVFVDWLDQGREIGEALDAPFVSGETPHWERERLFERFREGELRTLVVSRVADEGIDLPNAGLAVVASGLGGSRRQGAQRAGRTMRPAGSALVYVLATRGTSEEDFAQRQTRHLAEKGVLVRENDVS from the coding sequence ATGACAGACGAGTCCACCGAGTCCACCGCGATCGGTTCCGGCGTCGGTGCCGGCGATTCCGGGGGCGACGGTGACGGTGAGCAAGGGGGCGAAGACGGCGGCCCCGCCGACGCGGAGGCCGGCGCGTCGCCGCCGCTCTCGCGCGACGAGTTCTACCGGGCGATCGAGGCCGAGGGCCGGCCCGTGGTCACCGCACAGCAGGTAGCCCGGCGTACGGGAACGACGCAAGCTGAGGCCGCCGCCGCGCTCGCCGATCTCCGAGGCGACGGCGTCGTCCGGTCGGTCGACGTCGAGACCGATCCCCTGGTGTGGTTCCCGAGCGAGTGGGGCGACCTAGCGACGCGCGAGCGCGTGATCCTCTTCCCCCAGCGACGCGAGGTCGTCGTCGACGCCCCGACCCAGTACACCCGCGCGCGGATGGCACAGTTCGCCCACCTGGTCGACACGACGGGCGACCGCGAGTCGGGGACGAGAGGCTACCTCTACCGGATCAGGCGCGAGGACGTCTGGAGCGCGCCGTTCGACTCGCTCTCGGAGTTGCTCGCGCTGATGCGATCGGTCCTCCCCCGACGCTCCGAGCCACTCGAAGACTGGGTGACCGACCAGTGGCAGCGCGCGAACCAGTTCACTCTCTCGACCCACGAGGACGGCTACACCGTGCTGTCGGCCGCCTCAGAGAACCTGATGGGTAATGTCGCCCGACAGAAACTCGACGAGGAACACCTCCACGGGCCGATCTCCGACACCGAGTCGTGGGTACGCGACGGAGCGGAAGCGGCGATCAAGCGGATCCTCTGGGAGGCGGGCTATCCCGTGGTCGACGAGCGCGACCTCGAGACGGGCGACCCGCTCGAGGTCGAGCTCCACGTGGAACTCCGCGACTACCAGCGAGAGTGGGTCGACGCCTTCGTCCAGAAGAAGGCGGGCGTCCTCGTCGGGCCGCCGGGGAGCGGCAAGACCGTCGCGGGGATGGGCGTGCTCGAGGCCGTCGGCGGCGAGACCCTGATCCTCGTCCCCGGGCGCGAACTCGCCGTCCAGTGGCGCGAGGAGCTCCTGACGCACACCTCCCTCTCCGAGGGGGAGATCGGCGAGTACCACGGCGGGACCAAGCAGATCCGGCCCGTCACGATCGCCACCTATCAGACGGCCGGGATGGACCGACACCGCTCGCTGTTCGACTCGCGCCGGTGGGGGCTCATCGTCTACGACGAGGTCCACCACATCCCCTCGCGAGTCTACCGGAGAAGTGCGGACCTCCAGGCCAAACACCGCTTGGGGCTGTCGGCGACGCCAGTGAGAGAATCCGACGACGAGGAGGAGATCTTCACGCTCATCGGCCCGCCGATCGGGACCGACTGGACGAAGCTGTTCGACGCGGGCTACGTCCAGGAGCCGGAGGTCGAGATCAGGTACGTGCCCTGGCGCGACGACGAGGCACAGAACGAGTACGCCGCCGCGGACGGGCGCGAGCGTCACACGATCGCCGCGACGAACCCCGCGAAGATCGAAGAGATCCGGTATCTGCTCGCCCGACACGACGACGCGAAGGCGCTGGTGTTCGTCGACTGGCTCGACCAGGGCCGCGAGATCGGCGAGGCGCTCGACGCGCCGTTCGTCAGCGGCGAGACGCCCCACTGGGAGCGCGAACGGCTGTTCGAGCGCTTCCGGGAGGGGGAGCTACGGACGCTCGTCGTCTCGCGCGTAGCCGACGAGGGCATCGACCTCCCGAACGCCGGACTCGCCGTCGTCGCGTCGGGACTCGGCGGTTCGCGACGCCAGGGTGCCCAGCGCGCGGGCCGGACCATGCGCCCCGCGGGCAGCGCGCTCGTCTACGTCCTCGCCACGCGGGGTACCTCCGAGGAGGACTTCGCCCAGCGACAGACCCGCCACCTCGCCGAGAAAGGCGTCCTCGTCCGCGAGAACGACGTGTCGTAG